One genomic segment of Paraburkholderia phymatum STM815 includes these proteins:
- a CDS encoding alpha/beta fold hydrolase produces MTDFETFNLGRVALQSGATLADMRLSYKTYGRLNAARDNAIVYPTFYSGSHVDNEWLIGEHMGLDPREYFIIVPNMFGNGVSSSPSNYPPPYDRGRFPHVTLYDNVAMQFRLVTERFGIESLRLVTGWSMGAMQAFHWAAMYPKMVERILPFCGAARCSRHNFVFIEGLKAPLLLDPDFRNGFYDAPPTRGVRAAARVFAGWGFSQAFLRQRLDMEAMGYGSLEDFITQFWEGDFLKKDANNILSMMWSWQNGDISANSLYKGDFDRALSSITAKAIVMPGRTDLYFPPEDSAYEVSKMPDAHLRPIESVWGHFAGGPAANAVDVKFIDSAVREILAM; encoded by the coding sequence GTGACGGACTTCGAAACCTTCAATCTTGGCCGCGTCGCACTGCAATCCGGTGCGACGCTGGCTGACATGCGGCTCAGCTACAAGACCTATGGCCGGCTAAATGCAGCGCGAGACAACGCGATTGTCTATCCGACCTTCTATAGCGGCAGCCATGTCGACAACGAGTGGCTGATCGGCGAGCACATGGGGCTCGATCCGCGGGAGTATTTCATCATTGTGCCGAACATGTTTGGCAACGGCGTGTCGAGTTCGCCGAGCAACTATCCGCCGCCGTATGATCGTGGCCGCTTCCCACATGTGACGCTATACGACAACGTCGCGATGCAGTTTCGCCTTGTGACCGAGAGGTTCGGCATCGAGTCTCTCAGGCTCGTCACCGGCTGGTCAATGGGCGCGATGCAGGCATTCCATTGGGCCGCGATGTATCCGAAGATGGTCGAGCGCATTCTGCCGTTTTGCGGGGCGGCTCGGTGCTCGCGGCACAACTTTGTGTTTATCGAAGGGCTTAAGGCGCCATTGCTGTTGGACCCAGATTTCAGGAACGGCTTCTATGATGCGCCGCCGACGCGTGGAGTGCGCGCCGCTGCCCGTGTGTTTGCCGGCTGGGGATTTTCGCAGGCGTTTTTGCGTCAACGCCTCGACATGGAAGCGATGGGGTATGGGTCGCTCGAGGACTTTATTACCCAGTTCTGGGAGGGTGATTTCCTGAAGAAGGACGCCAACAATATTCTGTCGATGATGTGGAGCTGGCAGAACGGCGATATTTCCGCAAACTCACTTTACAAGGGAGATTTCGATCGGGCGTTGAGCAGTATCACTGCAAAGGCAATTGTGATGCCCGGGCGCACGGATCTGTATTTCCCGCCGGAAGACAGTGCGTACGAGGTTTCGAAGATGCCTGATGCACATTTGCGGCCCATCGAGTCGGTGTGGGGGCATTTTGCGGGCGGTCCTGCAGCCAATGCTGTCGATGTCAAGTTCATCGATAGTGCGGTGAGGGAGATTTTGGCTATGTAG
- a CDS encoding DoxX family protein, giving the protein MRLLTRSNVLAAVNTGGPQWVVPTRVAVGVMLLFPADGAVQQLLAFSHPGFSVWPPGAVAVGLAIRGFEVLAGVSFVAGFGIRLSVYPAAAIFAVRALVNFANTFAWLRDAVSAVFVPHGDWAYGALYLGVALLLGDLQVTGSGRWSIDYWLCKRLNPQAKPDARR; this is encoded by the coding sequence ATGCGGCTGCTGACCAGATCAAACGTGCTCGCTGCCGTCAACACAGGCGGGCCGCAGTGGGTCGTACCCACCCGTGTGGCTGTCGGCGTCATGCTTCTGTTTCCGGCGGATGGGGCAGTTCAGCAACTGTTGGCGTTCTCACATCCCGGTTTTTCTGTGTGGCCTCCCGGTGCAGTTGCTGTCGGTCTTGCCATTCGCGGATTTGAGGTGCTGGCAGGAGTTAGCTTTGTCGCGGGATTCGGGATCAGGCTGTCGGTCTATCCCGCAGCGGCAATCTTCGCTGTGCGGGCTTTGGTGAATTTCGCCAACACGTTTGCCTGGTTGCGAGACGCCGTCTCCGCAGTCTTCGTTCCCCACGGCGATTGGGCCTACGGCGCCCTGTATCTTGGCGTCGCACTGCTGCTTGGCGACTTGCAGGTGACGGGCAGTGGCAGATGGTCCATCGATTACTGGCTTTGCAAGAGACTCAACCCGCAGGCGAAGCCTGATGCCCGACGTTGA
- a CDS encoding chromate transporter — MNTTTATAPGYTLGQLVLYMLRLGTFGFGGPVALVGYMHRDLVEQRPWLSEDDYREGLALAQMMPGPLAAQLGIYLGHVHYHIIGATLAGIAFVLPSFLMVVALGWAYAHFGGLSWMQAVFYGVGAAVVGIIAMSAYKLTTKTVGKNRLLWAIYLTLAIVTVLTESEIAWLFIAGGLINWLVVAPPKWLSKSGLNAVATAQVPVASGVLSGFDWPLLAQIGLFFTKAGAFVFGSGLAIVPFLYGGVVTEHHWLNDKQFVDAVAVAMITPGPVVITVGFIGYLVAGFAGACVAALGTFLPCYLFTVLPAPYFKKYGKLPAVKAFVDGITAAAVGAITGSVIVIARRSIVDWPTILLALATVLLLWRFKKLQEPIIVIAAALIGLAVYPLIHTHGF, encoded by the coding sequence GTGAACACCACTACAGCAACGGCGCCGGGCTACACGCTCGGTCAATTGGTCCTTTACATGCTCCGGCTTGGCACCTTTGGGTTTGGCGGACCTGTGGCACTCGTTGGTTACATGCATCGCGATCTCGTCGAACAGCGCCCGTGGCTCAGCGAGGACGATTATCGTGAGGGCCTCGCGCTCGCGCAGATGATGCCGGGCCCCCTTGCCGCACAATTGGGCATCTATCTCGGCCATGTGCACTACCACATCATCGGCGCGACGCTGGCCGGGATCGCGTTCGTCCTCCCTTCGTTCCTGATGGTGGTCGCACTCGGCTGGGCATACGCGCACTTTGGCGGCCTGTCGTGGATGCAGGCGGTGTTCTATGGGGTCGGCGCTGCCGTCGTCGGGATCATCGCGATGAGCGCCTACAAACTGACCACGAAGACCGTCGGCAAGAACCGGCTGCTGTGGGCCATCTACCTGACGCTCGCCATTGTGACGGTGCTCACGGAGTCCGAGATTGCCTGGCTTTTTATTGCGGGCGGCCTCATCAACTGGCTCGTCGTTGCGCCACCGAAATGGCTCAGCAAGAGCGGGCTGAATGCTGTCGCAACGGCACAGGTACCGGTCGCGAGTGGCGTGCTCAGTGGCTTTGACTGGCCTCTGCTCGCCCAGATCGGACTGTTTTTCACGAAGGCGGGCGCGTTTGTGTTCGGCTCGGGGCTCGCAATCGTGCCGTTCCTTTACGGTGGCGTCGTTACCGAGCATCACTGGCTCAATGACAAGCAGTTCGTCGATGCGGTGGCCGTCGCGATGATCACACCAGGGCCGGTGGTGATTACCGTTGGGTTCATCGGCTATCTGGTCGCGGGATTCGCAGGAGCCTGTGTAGCCGCGCTCGGCACCTTCCTGCCTTGCTATCTCTTCACGGTGCTGCCAGCCCCGTATTTCAAGAAGTACGGCAAGTTGCCCGCCGTCAAGGCATTCGTCGACGGCATCACTGCCGCGGCCGTGGGTGCCATTACCGGCTCGGTGATTGTGATTGCGCGGCGCTCGATCGTCGACTGGCCGACTATTCTGCTCGCGCTCGCGACAGTGCTGCTGCTGTGGCGCTTCAAGAAACTGCAGGAGCCGATCATCGTCATCGCGGCGGCGCTTATCGGTCTTGCTGTGTACCCGTTGATCCATACGCACGGTTTCTAG
- a CDS encoding chromate resistance protein ChrB domain-containing protein, giving the protein MKWITRERPKIDRIACPWLIARFIDKEPEFLYVPRGEVTRLAQETGAIPFDVPGVELGHHGELCSFDAFLQKYQLDDSALLRLARIVRGADTGLLDLAPEATGLYAISVGLSQNFGDDHEQLRQGMIVYDALFAWCKSSNEHT; this is encoded by the coding sequence ATGAAATGGATCACGCGCGAACGTCCGAAAATCGATCGTATCGCCTGCCCGTGGCTGATCGCCCGTTTCATCGACAAGGAGCCAGAGTTTCTATACGTGCCTCGTGGCGAGGTGACGCGGCTCGCACAGGAAACCGGCGCCATTCCGTTCGATGTGCCGGGCGTTGAGCTTGGTCACCACGGTGAACTATGCAGCTTCGATGCATTCCTGCAGAAATATCAGCTGGACGACTCTGCGCTGCTCAGGCTTGCCCGCATCGTGCGTGGCGCCGACACCGGCCTGCTCGATCTTGCGCCCGAGGCCACTGGTCTTTACGCCATCTCGGTTGGCCTGTCACAGAACTTCGGTGACGATCACGAGCAGTTGCGACAAGGCATGATCGTTTATGACGCGCTGTTTGCGTGGTGTAAAAGCAGCAATGAACACACGTGA
- a CDS encoding MFS transporter — protein sequence MLPLNEGHERRLLWLLALTQFTIIMDFMVMMPLGPQIMHAFEISPARFATAVSAYSWCSGLSGLLAATYIDRFDRRRLLLAIYALFALSNLGCALATNFPLLLAARAFAGITGGVLASVVMAIVGDVIPVSRRGAATGTIMTAFSLAAIAGVPAGVMLGAHFGWASPFVLLVVLSCVIWMGGLRIVPSLTEHLQKQRVPLAQVLPDLWQLFSNLRHLNAFALTFVVMIGHMLVIPFIAPTLVANHGVAPADLSWLYMAGGAATFFTSRRVGVLSDRYGKKRVFRIAALLSILPVLFVTHLPDIPFYAMVVFFPVFMVAMSSRMVPMQALLTTVPAPQTRGAFLSANSAVQAMGTGCGAWFGGLLLSNTAQGQIAGYGTVGWLAAAAAVFACWWIGRVSGAGEHNAAGAAATPAASPEAVGEA from the coding sequence ATGCTTCCCTTGAACGAAGGGCACGAGCGGCGCCTGTTGTGGCTGCTCGCGCTCACGCAATTCACCATCATCATGGACTTCATGGTGATGATGCCGCTCGGCCCGCAGATCATGCATGCGTTCGAGATCTCGCCCGCGCGCTTCGCGACGGCCGTCTCCGCGTATTCGTGGTGCTCGGGGCTGTCGGGCCTGCTGGCCGCCACCTATATCGACCGCTTCGACCGTCGGCGTCTGTTGCTTGCGATCTACGCGCTGTTTGCGCTGTCGAATCTCGGCTGCGCGCTAGCGACGAACTTTCCATTGCTGCTCGCGGCACGCGCGTTCGCGGGCATTACGGGCGGCGTGCTGGCATCGGTGGTGATGGCCATCGTCGGCGATGTGATTCCCGTGTCGCGACGCGGCGCGGCGACGGGCACGATCATGACGGCGTTCTCGCTCGCGGCGATCGCGGGCGTGCCCGCTGGCGTGATGCTCGGCGCGCACTTCGGCTGGGCTTCGCCTTTCGTGCTGCTGGTCGTGCTGTCCTGCGTGATCTGGATGGGCGGTCTGCGCATTGTGCCGTCGCTGACGGAACATCTGCAGAAGCAGCGCGTGCCGCTTGCGCAGGTGCTGCCCGATTTGTGGCAGCTGTTCTCGAACCTGCGCCACCTGAATGCCTTCGCGTTGACCTTCGTCGTGATGATCGGACACATGCTGGTCATTCCGTTCATCGCGCCGACCCTCGTCGCGAATCACGGCGTCGCGCCCGCCGATCTGTCGTGGCTCTATATGGCGGGCGGCGCGGCGACATTCTTCACGTCTCGGCGCGTGGGCGTGCTGTCGGACCGCTATGGCAAGAAGCGCGTGTTCCGCATCGCCGCGCTGCTGTCGATTCTGCCCGTGCTGTTCGTCACGCACTTGCCCGACATTCCGTTCTACGCAATGGTGGTGTTCTTCCCGGTCTTCATGGTCGCAATGTCGTCGCGGATGGTGCCGATGCAGGCCCTGCTCACGACCGTCCCCGCGCCGCAAACGCGCGGCGCGTTCCTGAGCGCGAACAGTGCGGTGCAGGCGATGGGCACCGGCTGCGGCGCGTGGTTCGGCGGCCTGCTGCTGTCGAACACCGCGCAAGGGCAGATCGCGGGCTACGGCACGGTCGGGTGGCTCGCGGCTGCAGCGGCCGTGTTTGCGTGCTGGTGGATCGGGCGCGTAAGCGGTGCGGGCGAGCACAACGCAGCGGGCGCCGCGGCGACGCCTGCTGCGAGCCCCGAAGCGGTCGGCGAAGCATGA
- a CDS encoding DUF1259 domain-containing protein, translating into MSSLRRLSQVFVISIGICATASQVEAQQQGTVDAGRIEQITGLKGTYSKQEKVFKISKPRNDVKVQVDGLTMPPFMGLTSYAAFKPAQGSQVMMMGDTALFEDEVNPAMSAALDAGLEVTALHNHFFFDQPKVYFMHIGGHGDAAKLAEGVKKVYDRIAEVRSAHADPESAFPGQIANPSSISPAPLEVVFGSKGQTSKGMFKVVVGRTASMQGVTVGNEMGVNTWAAFAGTDDEAVVDGDFAMRESELQAVLKSMRASGINIVAIHQHMTDETPRILFLHYWGKGKAVDLAKGVKAALDAQSASAR; encoded by the coding sequence ATGTCTTCGTTAAGACGCCTCTCGCAAGTATTCGTCATTTCGATCGGTATCTGTGCGACCGCCAGTCAGGTTGAAGCACAACAGCAGGGCACAGTCGATGCCGGCCGCATCGAGCAGATCACCGGTCTGAAAGGCACGTATTCCAAACAGGAGAAGGTGTTCAAGATCTCGAAACCGCGCAACGACGTGAAAGTCCAGGTAGACGGCTTGACCATGCCACCGTTCATGGGGCTGACGTCCTATGCGGCATTCAAACCCGCCCAGGGTTCGCAGGTCATGATGATGGGCGATACCGCCCTGTTCGAAGATGAAGTCAATCCGGCAATGAGCGCTGCCCTCGACGCCGGGCTGGAAGTGACCGCGCTCCACAACCACTTCTTTTTTGACCAGCCCAAGGTGTACTTCATGCATATCGGTGGCCACGGTGACGCGGCCAAGCTCGCGGAGGGTGTCAAAAAGGTCTACGACCGGATAGCGGAGGTCCGTTCTGCGCACGCCGATCCTGAAAGCGCTTTTCCCGGACAGATTGCCAATCCGAGCAGCATCAGTCCGGCGCCACTCGAAGTGGTATTCGGGTCGAAGGGCCAGACGAGCAAAGGCATGTTCAAGGTGGTCGTCGGCAGGACAGCCAGCATGCAGGGTGTGACCGTCGGCAACGAGATGGGTGTCAACACGTGGGCCGCATTCGCCGGCACAGACGACGAAGCAGTTGTCGATGGCGATTTCGCGATGCGCGAGAGCGAATTGCAGGCCGTGCTGAAGAGCATGCGCGCATCCGGGATCAATATCGTGGCAATCCACCAGCACATGACGGACGAGACACCGCGCATCCTGTTCCTGCACTATTGGGGCAAGGGCAAGGCTGTCGATCTGGCGAAGGGGGTCAAGGCCGCCCTGGATGCGCAAAGTGCAAGCGCGCGGTAA
- a CDS encoding PadR family transcriptional regulator, translating to MGHHHYRFSRDFARDPAFAGDSPLLGFKERFQLFWHAVGRHPRGGGRHGGPFGGGFGGGFGGEGDGFPRGRKFTSDDLQLLLLALIDEQPRHGYELIKALEARSNGFYTPSPGMVYPALTYLEELGYVTVQLEGNRKRYSLADAGREYLAGNRERADLMLAKLSHIARKMDSVRRAFAGETGESGDTGDESAGEYGGWLPEFVRARRALKHALLLRDNASPEEQRRIAGILARATAEIESKPREKGGNTPGETA from the coding sequence ATGGGTCATCACCACTATCGCTTTTCCCGTGACTTCGCCCGCGATCCCGCTTTTGCCGGCGATTCCCCGTTGCTTGGCTTCAAGGAGCGCTTCCAGCTGTTCTGGCACGCAGTCGGCCGCCATCCACGCGGCGGCGGCCGCCACGGCGGTCCGTTCGGCGGCGGCTTTGGTGGCGGTTTCGGCGGCGAAGGCGATGGCTTCCCGCGCGGCCGCAAATTCACGTCCGACGATCTGCAACTGCTCCTGCTCGCGCTGATCGACGAGCAGCCGCGCCACGGCTACGAGCTGATCAAGGCGCTCGAAGCGCGCTCGAACGGCTTCTACACGCCGAGTCCCGGCATGGTCTACCCGGCCCTCACGTATCTGGAAGAACTCGGTTACGTGACGGTGCAACTGGAAGGCAACCGCAAGCGCTATTCGCTCGCCGACGCGGGCCGTGAGTACCTCGCAGGCAATCGTGAGCGCGCGGACCTGATGCTCGCGAAGCTCTCGCACATCGCGCGCAAGATGGACTCGGTGCGCCGCGCGTTCGCGGGCGAGACGGGCGAAAGCGGCGACACCGGCGACGAGAGCGCAGGCGAATACGGAGGCTGGCTGCCCGAATTCGTGCGGGCGCGCCGCGCGCTGAAACATGCGCTGCTGCTTCGCGACAACGCATCGCCGGAAGAACAGCGGCGCATCGCGGGGATCCTCGCGCGCGCCACGGCCGAAATCGAAAGCAAGCCGCGCGAGAAGGGCGGCAACACGCCCGGCGAAACAGCCTGA
- a CDS encoding siderophore-interacting protein translates to MQAAIRPDLTVTRVRHPLKFRLLQVTRVETVTPHLIRVTLTGDDLHDFVSASFDDHVKVFFPAPGEDKPALPAMGPDGPVFPADRPRPVARDFTPKRYDRDTRELDLEFAMHETGPAAAWAAQAKAGQYLGVGGPRGSFVVPTGFDWHLLIGDDTALPAIGRRLAELPPGARVAALLEVADPSARMEFDTQADLYIEWRYRSEGAYRGSELLKAVRETFVPDGDGYVWAAGEAATMRAVRQHLVNERGIDKSRIRASAYWKQGEQAVHENLDD, encoded by the coding sequence GTGCAAGCAGCAATCCGACCCGATCTGACCGTGACGCGTGTGCGTCATCCGTTGAAGTTCCGCCTGCTGCAGGTAACGCGCGTCGAAACCGTCACGCCGCATCTGATCCGCGTGACGCTGACGGGCGACGATCTGCACGATTTCGTGTCCGCCTCGTTCGACGATCACGTGAAAGTGTTCTTTCCGGCACCCGGCGAAGACAAGCCGGCGCTGCCGGCAATGGGCCCCGATGGCCCTGTGTTTCCGGCTGACCGCCCGCGCCCTGTCGCGCGCGATTTCACGCCGAAGCGCTATGATCGCGACACGCGCGAACTCGACCTTGAATTTGCGATGCACGAAACCGGTCCTGCCGCCGCGTGGGCGGCGCAGGCGAAAGCCGGGCAATATCTCGGCGTCGGCGGGCCGCGCGGCTCGTTCGTCGTGCCGACGGGCTTCGACTGGCATCTGCTGATCGGCGACGATACCGCACTGCCCGCCATCGGCCGGCGCCTCGCGGAACTGCCGCCAGGCGCGCGCGTCGCGGCCCTGCTCGAGGTCGCCGATCCGTCGGCGCGCATGGAGTTCGACACGCAGGCCGATCTGTACATCGAATGGCGCTATCGCAGCGAAGGCGCGTATCGAGGCAGCGAACTGCTGAAAGCGGTGCGCGAAACCTTCGTGCCGGACGGCGACGGCTACGTGTGGGCGGCGGGCGAAGCGGCGACGATGCGTGCGGTGCGTCAGCACCTCGTCAACGAACGCGGCATCGACAAATCGCGAATTCGCGCGTCGGCGTACTGGAAACAGGGCGAACAGGCCGTCCACGAAAATCTCGACGACTGA
- a CDS encoding chromate resistance protein ChrB domain-containing protein: MNTSTTWSLLVLTLPTENATARMRFWRALKAKGCAVLRDGIYLLPHTEEREQMLRELAGAIADSGGTAHLLRAASLDAAQEAEFRALFDRSEDHAEFIRALKDARKSVSGQSAADLTKLLRRLRKDYETIVAIDYFPGDAATRAEAAWQDFIGLVDTVLSPGEPHSAERPIRSLSISDYQGRTWATRQHMWVDRVASAWLVRRFIDRDARFIWLTSPSACPADALGFDFDGAAFTHVGDRVTFEVLIASFGLEKDAALVRLGEMVHALDVGGAAVPEAIGFEAVMAGARERAADDDHLLDEMSGVLDSLYTHFASTTKNRDERKRS; the protein is encoded by the coding sequence ATGAACACATCTACCACCTGGTCACTCCTGGTCCTCACGCTCCCCACCGAAAACGCCACGGCCCGCATGCGCTTCTGGCGGGCGCTGAAAGCGAAGGGGTGCGCGGTGCTGCGTGATGGCATCTACCTGCTGCCTCACACGGAAGAACGTGAGCAGATGCTGCGCGAACTCGCGGGCGCCATCGCCGACAGCGGCGGCACCGCGCATCTGCTGCGCGCGGCGAGCCTGGACGCCGCGCAGGAAGCGGAATTCCGGGCGTTGTTTGACCGCAGTGAAGATCACGCGGAGTTCATCCGCGCGCTGAAGGACGCGCGCAAGTCGGTTTCGGGCCAGTCAGCGGCTGACCTGACAAAGCTGCTTCGCCGACTGCGCAAAGACTACGAAACGATCGTCGCGATCGACTACTTCCCGGGCGACGCCGCGACACGTGCCGAAGCCGCGTGGCAGGACTTCATCGGTCTGGTCGACACCGTCCTTTCGCCAGGGGAACCCCATTCCGCCGAGCGTCCTATCCGGAGCCTGTCGATCAGCGACTACCAGGGGCGCACGTGGGCCACGCGGCAGCACATGTGGGTCGATCGCGTTGCGAGCGCCTGGCTGGTCCGGCGCTTCATCGATCGCGATGCGCGGTTCATCTGGCTGACATCGCCCAGTGCCTGTCCTGCCGACGCACTCGGTTTCGACTTCGATGGCGCTGCGTTCACTCATGTCGGTGACCGTGTGACGTTCGAGGTGCTGATCGCGAGCTTCGGTCTTGAGAAGGATGCCGCGCTGGTTCGGCTTGGCGAGATGGTCCATGCGCTTGACGTCGGCGGCGCTGCCGTTCCGGAGGCCATTGGCTTCGAAGCCGTGATGGCGGGCGCACGGGAACGCGCAGCGGACGATGACCATCTGCTCGACGAGATGAGCGGGGTGCTCGACTCGCTCTATACGCACTTTGCATCGACAACAAAAAACCGGGACGAGAGGAAGCGGTCGTGA
- a CDS encoding MFS transporter, translated as MNTREEGRTVSLTDRMSRWILPAGVDSAARLLLASRGLRGFCDGFIAVLLPAYLLALGFGQLDVGLIGTTTLIGSAVATIAVGALANRFAARRMFIFAAALMIATGVGFGGLSSLLPILIVAFVGTLNPSSGDVSLFLPLEQSRLAEMAAGDARTALFARYSLIGAVSAAVGSLAAGLPAWLVAHTGIAELLAMRAMFLLYAVTGVVIWLLYRRLPRSGTQAHVHTAPLDQSRGIVTRLALLFSVDAFAGGLVVNTLLTLWLMQRFGLPVGAAGQFFFWAELLTALSQLAAPPLARKIGLLNTMVFTHIPASLCLIAAAFTASLPVTLVLLLVRSALSQMDVPTRTAYVMAVVTPSERPAAASFTSVPRSLAASLGPSLAGGLIGFGWLGAPLIACGALKIAYDLSLLFLFRHVKPDD; from the coding sequence ATGAACACACGTGAAGAGGGACGCACGGTTTCGCTGACTGACCGGATGTCCCGCTGGATATTGCCGGCTGGCGTTGACAGCGCGGCGCGGTTGCTGCTGGCAAGCCGTGGACTGCGCGGTTTCTGTGACGGATTCATCGCGGTGTTGCTTCCGGCATATCTACTTGCACTCGGGTTTGGACAGCTCGACGTCGGCCTGATCGGCACCACGACGCTCATTGGCTCCGCCGTGGCAACCATCGCGGTCGGTGCGCTTGCCAATCGGTTCGCGGCAAGGCGGATGTTCATTTTTGCCGCCGCACTCATGATCGCTACCGGGGTCGGCTTTGGCGGGCTATCGTCCCTGCTGCCGATTCTGATCGTGGCCTTTGTGGGCACGCTCAATCCGAGCTCAGGCGACGTCAGCCTCTTTCTTCCTCTCGAACAATCGCGCCTTGCCGAAATGGCAGCTGGCGACGCGCGAACGGCCTTGTTCGCGCGCTACAGTCTGATCGGTGCGGTGTCGGCGGCGGTCGGCTCTCTGGCAGCGGGCCTGCCCGCGTGGCTCGTCGCGCATACAGGTATCGCGGAACTGCTGGCCATGCGTGCGATGTTCCTGTTGTATGCGGTGACGGGTGTTGTCATCTGGTTGCTGTACCGTCGGCTGCCGCGTTCCGGCACGCAGGCTCACGTCCACACCGCACCGCTTGACCAGTCGCGCGGCATCGTGACGCGCCTCGCGTTGCTATTCAGCGTGGACGCGTTTGCCGGTGGCCTCGTCGTCAACACACTGCTGACGCTGTGGCTCATGCAACGCTTCGGCCTGCCGGTTGGTGCGGCGGGCCAGTTCTTTTTCTGGGCAGAACTGCTTACCGCGCTCTCCCAGCTAGCGGCTCCGCCCCTGGCCCGGAAAATCGGGCTGCTCAACACGATGGTGTTCACGCACATCCCAGCAAGCCTGTGCCTGATCGCCGCTGCCTTCACTGCTTCATTACCAGTGACCCTGGTGCTGCTGCTCGTTCGTAGCGCGTTGTCGCAGATGGACGTTCCGACGCGTACCGCCTACGTGATGGCGGTGGTCACGCCTTCCGAGCGGCCTGCCGCGGCGAGCTTCACGTCCGTACCGCGAAGCCTTGCGGCGTCGCTTGGGCCGTCACTGGCGGGAGGTCTGATCGGATTCGGATGGCTCGGTGCGCCGCTCATTGCCTGCGGCGCTCTCAAGATCGCCTACGATCTTTCGTTGCTTTTCCTCTTCCGCCACGTCAAGCCGGATGACTGA